One Felis catus isolate Fca126 chromosome D1, F.catus_Fca126_mat1.0, whole genome shotgun sequence DNA segment encodes these proteins:
- the PATE1 gene encoding prostate and testis expressed protein 1, producing MTGIVQCRMCHLQFPGEKCSRGRGICIVTSEESCTTGRISKKDGTPWLMFMGCLKSCANVGKIKWSVYLVEFRCCRGYDFCNEYL from the exons ATGACAGGAATCGTTCAGTGTAGGATGTGCCACTTGCAGTTTCCAGGAGAGAAGTGTTCCAGAGGCAGAGGAATATGCATTGTAACAAGTGAAGAGTCTTGCACAACTGGCAGGATTTCCAAGA AAGACGGTACTCCATGGTTAATGTTCATGGGCTGCCTGAAGAGCTGTGCTAATGtgggcaaaataaaatggagtgtCTACTTGGTGGAGTTCAGGTGCTGCCGGGGCTATGACTTCTGCAATGAATACCTATAG